A window from Streptomyces subrutilus encodes these proteins:
- a CDS encoding VWA domain-containing protein, protein MVLGGGEADGTGCALTGRDAAMDAALGALYGADGADRGGRRRTGERSAGLGGSAPRVARWLGDIRTYFPGSVVQVMQRDAIERLGLSSLLLEPEMLEAVEPDVHLVGTLLSLNKAMPETTRETARAVVRTVVEQLEKRLASRTRATLTGALDRSARISRPRHHDIDWNRTIRANLKNYLPEHRTVVPERLIGYGRAARSVKKEVILCIDQSGSMAASVVYASVFGAVLASMRSISTRLVVFDTAVVDLTDELDDPVDVLFGTQLGGGTDINRALAYCQSKITRPADTVVVLISDLYEGGIRNEMLKRVAAMKGAGVEFVTLLALSDEGAPAYDREHAAALGALGAPAFACTPDLFPDVMAAALEKRPLPVP, encoded by the coding sequence ATGGTGCTCGGCGGGGGAGAGGCCGACGGCACCGGGTGCGCGCTGACCGGGCGGGACGCGGCGATGGACGCCGCGCTCGGCGCGCTCTACGGCGCGGACGGCGCCGACCGCGGCGGGCGCCGGCGCACGGGCGAGCGGTCGGCCGGCCTGGGCGGCTCCGCCCCGCGGGTGGCCCGCTGGCTGGGGGACATCCGCACGTACTTCCCCGGCTCGGTGGTCCAGGTCATGCAGCGCGACGCGATCGAGCGGCTCGGCCTGTCCTCGCTGCTCCTGGAGCCGGAGATGCTGGAGGCGGTCGAGCCGGACGTGCACCTGGTCGGCACGCTGCTCTCCCTGAACAAGGCGATGCCCGAGACCACGCGCGAGACCGCGCGGGCCGTCGTCCGCACGGTGGTGGAGCAGTTGGAGAAGCGACTCGCGTCCCGCACCCGGGCCACGCTCACCGGCGCCCTGGACCGGTCCGCCCGGATCAGCCGGCCGCGCCACCACGACATCGACTGGAACCGCACCATCCGGGCGAACCTGAAGAACTACCTGCCCGAACACCGCACCGTCGTGCCCGAGCGGCTGATCGGCTACGGCCGGGCGGCCCGGTCGGTGAAGAAGGAGGTGATCCTCTGCATCGACCAGTCGGGTTCGATGGCTGCCTCGGTCGTCTACGCCTCCGTCTTCGGAGCCGTCCTCGCGTCCATGCGCTCGATCTCCACCCGCCTCGTCGTCTTCGACACCGCCGTCGTGGACCTGACGGACGAGCTCGACGATCCGGTGGACGTCCTCTTCGGCACCCAGCTGGGCGGCGGGACCGACATCAACCGCGCCCTCGCCTACTGCCAGTCGAAGATCACCCGACCCGCCGACACCGTGGTCGTCCTGATCAGCGACCTCTACGAGGGCGGCATACGCAACGAGATGCTCAAGCGGGTGGCCGCGATGAAGGGGGCGGGCGTCGAGTTCGTGACCCTGCTGGCCCTGTCCGACGAGGGCGCCCCCGCCTACGACCGCGAGCACGCCGCGGCCCTCGGCGCCCTGGGCGCGCCCGCCTTCGCCTGCACCCCCGACCTGTTCCCCGACGTGATGGCCGCGGCCCTGGAGAAGCGCCCCCTGCCGGTGCCCTGA
- a CDS encoding DUF5682 family protein, which translates to MSPAARGPLLLGVRHHGPGSARAVRAALDAARPAAVLVEGPPEGDALLELAADPGMRPPVALLAHAADDPGRAAFWPLAEFSPEWVAVRWAQRAGVPVRFIDLPAAHSLAAGDDREPDEDGAADAIRLDPLAVLAETAGHDDPERWWEDVVEHRGTGERHDPLGAFEALGEAMTALREACGDGGHRRDLVREAHMRQRMRAARKEFGDAYAVVCGAWHVPALRTRTTAAADRALLTGLPRTKVETTWVPWTHRRLARAGGYGAGITSPGWYAHLFAARDRPVERWLTKAAGLLRDEDLQVSSAHVIEAVRLADTLASMRGRPLAGLTETLEAVRAVMCDGSDVPLALIEDRLVVGDVLGAVPDAAPAVPLMRDLTRRQRALRLKAEARDRELELDLREDTDGAKSLLLHRLRLLGVDWGTPTASRGSTGTFRETWRLRWEPELSVRVAEAGIWGTTVLAAATAKAEADAAAAGELGEVTALAERCLLAGLSDALPAVLRALADRAALDTDVARLARALPALARSLRYGDVRGTDAAALGTVAAGLAERICVALPPACAAGLDADAAAELRGHVDGVHGAVGLLADADEGLRDRWSAVLRTLAGRDTVPGLLRGRAARLLLDEGRLPAEETARLMGLALSPAAAPADAAGWIEGFAGGGSGGGTLLVHDDRLLGLIDTWLVGVAERAFTDVLPLLRRTFGAYEPGVRRTLGELVRRGPAGPGPSAAPGAAPEGFASELDPERADAVVDLVRLLLTAAAAREEAAAVPG; encoded by the coding sequence ATGAGCCCCGCCGCACGGGGGCCGCTGCTGCTGGGCGTACGGCACCACGGGCCCGGCTCGGCCCGCGCCGTGCGGGCCGCCCTCGACGCGGCCCGCCCCGCCGCGGTGCTCGTCGAGGGACCGCCCGAGGGCGACGCGCTGCTCGAACTGGCCGCCGACCCCGGGATGCGGCCGCCCGTCGCGCTGCTCGCGCACGCCGCCGACGACCCGGGCCGGGCCGCCTTCTGGCCGCTGGCCGAGTTCTCCCCCGAGTGGGTGGCCGTCCGCTGGGCCCAGCGGGCGGGCGTACCGGTCCGGTTCATCGACCTGCCCGCCGCCCACTCGCTGGCCGCCGGCGACGACCGGGAGCCGGACGAGGACGGCGCGGCGGACGCGATACGGCTCGACCCCCTCGCGGTGCTGGCCGAGACCGCCGGGCACGACGACCCCGAGCGCTGGTGGGAGGACGTCGTCGAGCACCGCGGTACGGGCGAACGACACGATCCGCTCGGCGCGTTCGAGGCGCTCGGCGAGGCCATGACCGCCCTGCGCGAGGCCTGCGGCGACGGCGGCCACCGCCGCGACCTGGTCCGCGAGGCCCACATGCGGCAGCGGATGCGGGCCGCCCGCAAGGAGTTCGGCGACGCCTACGCCGTGGTCTGCGGCGCCTGGCACGTGCCCGCCCTGCGCACGAGGACCACGGCCGCCGCCGACAGGGCGCTCCTCACCGGCCTGCCCAGGACCAAGGTCGAGACCACCTGGGTCCCCTGGACCCACCGCAGGCTCGCCCGGGCCGGCGGGTACGGCGCCGGGATCACCTCCCCCGGCTGGTACGCGCACCTCTTCGCCGCCCGGGACCGGCCCGTGGAGCGCTGGCTGACCAAGGCCGCCGGACTGCTCCGCGACGAGGACCTCCAGGTCTCCTCGGCACACGTCATCGAGGCGGTCCGGCTCGCCGACACCCTGGCCTCGATGCGCGGCAGGCCGCTGGCGGGGCTGACCGAGACCCTCGAAGCGGTACGGGCCGTGATGTGCGACGGGTCCGACGTGCCGCTCGCGCTGATCGAGGACCGGCTGGTCGTCGGCGACGTGCTCGGCGCGGTCCCGGACGCCGCGCCCGCGGTCCCGCTGATGCGCGACCTGACCCGGCGGCAGCGCGCGCTGCGGCTCAAGGCCGAGGCGCGGGACCGGGAGCTGGAGCTGGACCTGCGCGAGGACACCGACGGAGCGAAGTCCCTGCTGCTGCACCGGTTGCGGCTGCTCGGCGTCGACTGGGGCACCCCCACCGCCTCGCGCGGCAGTACCGGCACCTTCCGGGAGACCTGGCGGCTGCGCTGGGAGCCCGAGCTGTCGGTACGGGTCGCCGAGGCCGGCATCTGGGGGACCACCGTGCTCGCGGCGGCCACCGCCAAGGCCGAGGCGGACGCGGCGGCCGCCGGAGAACTCGGCGAGGTGACGGCGCTGGCCGAGCGGTGCCTGCTGGCGGGACTGTCCGACGCGCTGCCCGCGGTGCTGCGGGCCCTCGCCGACCGGGCCGCCCTCGACACCGACGTGGCCCGGCTGGCCAGGGCCCTGCCCGCGCTGGCCCGTTCCCTGCGCTACGGCGACGTACGCGGCACCGACGCCGCGGCGCTCGGCACCGTCGCGGCCGGGCTGGCCGAGCGGATCTGCGTGGCACTGCCCCCGGCCTGCGCCGCCGGACTGGACGCCGACGCGGCCGCGGAGCTGCGCGGCCACGTGGACGGGGTGCACGGCGCGGTCGGGCTGCTCGCGGACGCGGACGAGGGGCTGCGGGACCGCTGGTCCGCCGTGCTGCGGACGCTCGCCGGCCGGGACACCGTGCCCGGCCTCCTGCGCGGCCGCGCCGCCCGGCTGCTCCTCGACGAGGGGCGGCTGCCCGCCGAGGAGACGGCCCGGCTGATGGGCCTGGCCCTGTCCCCGGCCGCCGCGCCCGCCGACGCGGCGGGCTGGATCGAGGGATTCGCGGGCGGCGGTAGCGGCGGCGGCACCCTGCTGGTCCACGACGACCGGCTGCTGGGCCTGATCGACACCTGGCTGGTGGGGGTGGCGGAGCGGGCGTTCACGGACGTACTGCCCCTGCTGCGGCGCACGTTCGGGGCGTACGAGCCGGGGGTCCGGCGGACGCTGGGCGAGCTGGTCCGCCGCGGCCCGGCCGGCCCCGGCCCGTCGGCGGCCCCGGGCGCGGCCCCCGAAGGCTTCGCGTCGGAGCTGGACCCGGAGCGCGCGGACGCGGTCGTGGACCTGGTCCGGCTGCTGCTCACCGCCGCGGCGGCCCGGGAGGAGGCGGCGGCCGTGCCGGGCTGA
- a CDS encoding ATP-binding protein: protein MSTPEKTTGTEPLRPHAEDAFAHELKALEAADDRPRPTRWKLSPWAVATYLLGGELADGTVITPKYVGPRRIVEVAVTTLATDRALLLLGVPGTAKTWVSEHLAAAVSGDSTLLVQGTAGTPEEAIRYGWNYARLLAHGPSREALVPSPVMRAMAEGMTARVEELTRIPADVQDTLITVLSEKTLPIPELGQEVQAVRGFNLIATANDRDRGVNELSSALRRRFNTVVLPLPATADAEVDIVARRVDQMGRALDLPAAPEGLEEIRRVVTVFRELRDGVTDDGRTKVKSPSGTLSTAEAISVVTGGLALAAHFGDGVLRPSDVAAGILGAVIRDPAADRVVWQEYLEAVVRERDGWKDFYRACREVTA, encoded by the coding sequence ATGAGCACGCCCGAGAAGACCACCGGCACCGAGCCGCTGCGCCCGCACGCCGAAGACGCCTTCGCGCACGAACTGAAAGCCCTCGAAGCCGCCGACGACCGGCCCCGCCCGACCCGCTGGAAACTCTCCCCCTGGGCCGTCGCCACCTACCTCCTCGGCGGCGAGCTGGCCGACGGCACGGTGATCACACCCAAGTACGTGGGACCCCGCCGGATCGTCGAGGTCGCCGTCACCACCCTCGCCACGGACCGCGCCCTGCTCCTCCTCGGCGTCCCCGGAACCGCCAAGACCTGGGTGTCCGAACACCTCGCCGCAGCCGTCAGCGGCGACTCCACCCTGCTCGTCCAGGGCACCGCGGGCACCCCCGAGGAAGCCATCCGCTACGGCTGGAACTACGCCCGCCTCCTCGCCCACGGCCCCAGCCGCGAAGCCCTCGTCCCCAGCCCCGTCATGCGGGCCATGGCCGAGGGCATGACCGCCCGCGTCGAGGAGCTCACCCGCATCCCCGCCGACGTCCAGGACACCCTGATCACCGTCCTGTCCGAGAAGACCCTCCCGATACCGGAGCTCGGCCAGGAGGTGCAGGCCGTCCGCGGCTTCAACCTGATCGCCACCGCCAACGACCGCGACCGCGGCGTCAACGAGCTCTCCAGCGCACTGCGCCGCCGCTTCAACACCGTCGTCCTGCCCCTGCCCGCCACCGCCGACGCCGAGGTCGACATCGTGGCCCGCCGCGTCGACCAGATGGGCCGCGCCCTCGACCTGCCCGCCGCCCCCGAGGGCCTGGAGGAGATCCGCCGCGTCGTCACCGTCTTCCGGGAGCTGCGCGACGGCGTCACCGACGACGGCCGCACCAAGGTGAAGTCCCCCAGCGGCACCCTGTCCACCGCCGAGGCCATCTCCGTGGTCACCGGCGGCCTCGCCCTCGCCGCCCACTTCGGCGACGGCGTCCTGCGCCCCTCCGACGTCGCCGCCGGCATCCTCGGCGCCGTGATCCGGGACCCGGCCGCCGACCGGGTCGTCTGGCAGGAGTACCTGGAGGCCGTGGTCCGCGAGCGCGACGGCTGGAAGGACTTCTACCGCGCCTGCCGGGAGGTGACCGCATGA